The following proteins are encoded in a genomic region of Longimicrobiales bacterium:
- a CDS encoding septal ring lytic transglycosylase RlpA family protein → MIEYEQSGRTYRVLDSSYGYDERGIASWYGEQFQGRPTSSGEPFEMNELSAAHRTLPLPAWVRVTNLANGRSLLLRVNDRGPFADPDRRIVDVSYAAAIRLGMVETGTVSVRVEAVEPWQSRTAR, encoded by the coding sequence ATGATCGAGTACGAACAAAGTGGGCGCACGTACCGCGTCCTCGATTCGTCCTACGGCTATGATGAGCGCGGCATCGCATCCTGGTATGGGGAGCAGTTTCAGGGACGGCCCACCAGTAGCGGGGAACCTTTCGAAATGAACGAGCTGTCCGCTGCGCACAGAACACTTCCGCTTCCGGCCTGGGTACGGGTCACGAACCTGGCCAACGGGCGCAGCCTCCTCCTCAGGGTGAACGATCGAGGACCGTTCGCTGATCCTGACCGGAGGATAGTCGACGTCTCCTACGCGGCCGCGATACGGCTCGGTATGGTCGAGACCGGCACCGTGTCAGTGCGCGTTGAGGCTGTGGAGCCGTGGCAGTCTCGGACAGCGCGCTAG